One genomic window of Medicago truncatula cultivar Jemalong A17 chromosome 1, MtrunA17r5.0-ANR, whole genome shotgun sequence includes the following:
- the LOC25484388 gene encoding heterogeneous nuclear ribonucleoprotein 1, producing the protein MDSDQGKLFIGGISWDTNEEKLKEHFSNYGDVLNTSVMREKNTGKPRGFGFVVFSDPSVLDRVLEDKHVIDGRTVDAKRAFSREDQQISVSSRSGNSNSGMNSGNGGNMRTKKIFVGGLPPTLAEEKFRQYFEAYGHVTDVVVMYDQNTGRPRGFGFITFDTEEAVDRVLHKTFHDLNGKQVEVKRALPKDANPGANSRMGGAGGGSGGMGGYQGYGASGGNQNAYDGRSDSRYMQPQSAAGGFPPYGSSAYSAAAGYGYGSASNGLGYGAAYGSYGGAAAGYGGPAAATYGNPNVPNAAYAGGGPRSSWPAQAPSGYGSMGYGNTAPWGAPSGGAGSGAATAGQSPSAAAGYGNQGYGYGGYGGGYGASDNSYGNPGVYGAVGGRTGSAPNSNASGQGGSELQGSGGSGSYMGSGYGDTNGNSGYGNAAWRSEQAQASGNYGTPQGNGGQAGYGGGYGAAQSRQAQQQ; encoded by the exons atgGATTCGGATCAAGGAAAGCTTTTCATCGGTGGGATTTCATGGGATACGAATGAGGAGAAGCTGAAGGAGCATTTCAGCAATTATGGTGATGTTTTGAACACTTCTGTTATGAGAGAGAAGAACACTGGTAAACCTAGAGGCTTTGGTTTCGTGGTTTTCTCAGATCCTTCTGTTCTTGATAGGGTTCTTGAAGACAAACATGTTATTGATGGCAGAACG GTTGATGCCAAGAGGGCTTTCTCAAGAGAGGACCAACAGATTTCTGTCTCTTCAAGATCTGGAAACTCCAATTCTGGTATGAATTCTGGGAATGGTGGAAATATGAGAACCAAAAAGATATTTGTTGGAGGGTTGCCTCCCACTCTGGCTGAAGAAAAATTCCGTCAGTACTTTGAGGCTTATGGACATGTAACTGATGTCGTAGTTATGTATGACCAGAATACTGGACGACCACGAGGATTTGGGTTTATTACTTTTGATACTGAGGAGGCAGTTGATAGGGTTTTGCACAAGACATTTCATGATTTAAATGGTAAACAAGTAGAGGTAAAGCGTGCACTCCCAAAGGATGCCAATCCTGGTGCAAATAGTCGTATGGGTGGTGCTGGAGGTGGTAGTGGCGGAATGGGTGGTTATCAAGGGTATGGAGCTTCTGGTGGAAACCAAAATGCATATGATGGTCGTTCAGATTCTAGGTATATGCAGCCTCAAAGTGCTGCAGGTGGATTCCCACCTTATGGATCCTCTGCATACAGTGCTGCTGCTGGATATGGGTATGGTTCGGCTAGCAATGGCCTTGGTTATGGTGCAGCATATGGAAGTTATGGTGGTGCCGCTGCTGGTTATGGCGGACCTGCTGCTGCAACATATGGGAACCCAAATGTCCCTAATGCTGCTTATGCTGGTGGTGGCCCAAGGAGTTCATGGCCTGCTCAGGCTCCCTCTGGCTATGGCTCTATGGGTTACGGTAACACTGCTCCTTGGGGTGCTCCAAGTGGTGGTGCTGGATCTGGTGCAGCAACTGCAGGTCAATCTCCCAGTGCAGCGGCTGGATATGGGAATCAAGGTTATGGGTATGGTGGTTATGGTGGCGGGTATGGTGCAAGTGATAATTCTTATGGGAATCCTGGTGTATATGGTGCTGTTGGTGGGCGTACTGGGAGTGCTCCAAATAGTAATGCTAGTGGTCAGGGTGGTAGTGAACTGCAAGGTAGTGGTGGCAGTGGCAGCTATATGGGCAGCGGCTATGGGGACACAAATGGAAATTCTGGCTATGGAAATGCAGCTTGGAGATCTGAACAGGCTCAAGCATCTGGTAATTATGGGACTCCTCAGGGAAATGGGGGGCAAGCTGGTTATGGTGGTGGCTATGGTGCTGCCCAGTCTCGACAAGCCCAACAGCAGTAA
- the LOC25484389 gene encoding uncharacterized protein, whose translation MRVAVVGGGISGLVSAYVLAKGGVNVVLYEKEDYLGGHAKTVNADGVDLDLGFMVFNRVTYPNMMEFFESLGVEMELSDMSFSVSLDKGRGCEWGSRSLSGLFAQKRNALNPYFWQMIREIVKFKDDAISYIDMFENNPDMDHNESLGQFLKSRGYSELFQKAYLIPICGSIWSCSSEGVLSFSAFSVLSFCRNHHLLQLFGRPQWLTVRWRSQNYVKKVKEELQSNGSQIITNCEVDFVSSSEKGCVVYGKDGSEEVYDGCIMSVHAPDALRLLGDEATYDERRIIGAFQYAYSDIYLHRDKNLMPQNPAAWSAWNFLGSNNNKVCVTYWLNILQNIEEAGKPFFVTLNPDHVPENTLLKWSTGHPVPSVAAYKASVELDRIQGKRKIWFSGAYQGYGFHEDGLKAGMTAAHGILGDCCTLKTNPKHMVPSWKELGARIFVTRFLSSFITTGSLTLLEEGGTMFTFEGTGKKCSPKSVLRVHSPQFYWKVMTQADLGLADAYINGDFSFVDKDEGLLNFFLVLIANRDLNSSNPKLKSRGWWTPILFTAGLTSAKFFMDHVSRKNTLTQARRNISRHYDLSNELFALFLDETMTYSCAVFKDEDEDLKEAQMRKISLLIEKARIEKKHEILEIGCGWGSLAIEVVKRTGCKYTGITLSEEQLKLAEKRVKDAGLQDNIKFLLCDYRQLPKTYKYDRIISCEMIEAVGHEYMEEFFGCCESVMANDGLLVLQFISIPDERYDEYRRSSDFIKEYIFPGGCLPSLSRITSSMASTSRLCVEHVENFGIHYYQTLRLWRKNFLERQSEILALGFNEKFIRTWEYYFDYCGAGFKSRTLGNYQVVFSRPGNVTAFTDPYKSWP comes from the exons ATGAGAGTTGCAGTGGTTGGTGGTGGGATTAGTGGTTTGGTTTCAGCTTATGTTTTGGCCAAAGGTGGAGTCAATGTGGTTCTGTATGAGAAAGAAGATTACTTGGGTGGACATGCAAAAACTGTTAATGCTGATGGTGTTGATTTGGACCTTGGTTTCATGGTCTTCAATAGG GTGACCTATCCCAATATGATGGAATTCTTTGAGAGTCTTGGAGTTGAAATGGAATTATCAGACATGTCATTTTCTGTCAGCCTAGACAAAGGCCGTGGCTGCGAATGGGGCAGCAGAAGTTTGTCCGGCTTATTCGCACAGAAGAGAAATGCATTGAATCCTTATTTTTGGCAAATGATTAGGGAAATTGTCAAATTCAAAGATGATGCTATAAG TTATATTGATATGTTTGAGAATAACCCAGATATGGATCACAATGAGTCTCTGGGGCAATTCCTCAAGTCAAGGGGTTATTCAGAATTATTTCAGAAAGCATATCTT ATTCCAATTTGTGGTTCTATTTGGTCATGCTCATCTGAAGGAGTTTTGAGCTTTTCTGCTTTCTCAGTTCTCTCATTCTGTCGTAATCACCACCTACTTCAG CTCTTTGGCAGACCGCAATGGCTAACTGTCAGATGGCGCTCACAGAATTATGTTAAGAAG GTTAAAGAAGAGCTTCAGAGTAATGGTAGTCAAATAATAACTAATTGCGAGGTGGATTTTGTTTCATCATCTGAAAAAG GATGTGTTGTTTACGGCAAAGATGGTTCTGAAGAAGTGTATGATGGATGCATAATGTCAGTACATGCACCTGATGCTTTGAGATTATTAGGAGATGAAGCAACATATGATGAGAGAAGAATTATTGGTGCTTTTCAATATGCATACAG TGATATTTATCTTCATCgtgataaaaatttaatgcCGCAAAACCCAGCAGCATGGAGTGCTTGGAATTTTCTTGGAAGTAACAACAACAAAGTTTGTGTCACATACTGGCTAAACATTCTTCAG AATATTGAAGAAGCGGGTAAACCTTTTTTTGTAACTCTAAATCCAGATCATGTACCAGAAAATACATTGCTTAAGTGGTCAACTGGCCACCCGGTCCCATCAGTTGCCGCATACAAAGCTTCAGTAGAGCTAGACCGTATTCAAGGGAAAAGAAAAATCTGGTTTTCTGGGGCATACCAAG GTTATGGATTTCATGAAGATGGATTAAAG GCTGGCATGACTGCAGCTCATGGAATTCTTGGAGACTGTTGTACCCTTAAGACCAACCCTAAACACATGGTACCTTCTTGGAAAGAACTTGGAGCACGCATCTTTGTAACTAGATTCCTGAGTTCCTTTATTACCACTGGTTCTTTAAC CTTATTGGAGGAAGGAGGAACAATGTTTACCTTTGAGGGAACTGGGAAAAAGTGTTCCCCCAAGAGTGTTTTGAGAGTTCACAGTCCCCAATTTTATTGGAAG GTCATGACACAGGCAGATTTAGGCCTAGCAGATGCATACATTAATGGGGACTTTTCATTTGTTGATAAAGATGAAGGTctcttgaattttttcttg GTTCTCATAGCCAACAGAGATTTAAATTCATCCAATCCAAAATTGAAGAGCAG GGGTTGGTGGACACCAATTTTATTTACGGCCGGTTTGACATCTGCAAAGTTCTTCATGGACCATGTTTCAAGGAAAAATACTCTCACACAGGCTAGAAGGAACATTTCTAGACATTATGATCTG AGTAATGAACTCTTTGCACTTTTCTTGGATGAAACTATGACATACTCATGTGCAGTGTTCAAG gatgaagatgaagactTGAAAGAAGCACAAATGAGAAAAATATCTCTTCTGATTGAAAAA GCTAGAATAGAGAAGAAACATGAAATTCTTGAGATTGGATGTGGATGGGGAAGTTTAGCCATTGAAGTTGTTAAAAGAACTGGTTGCAAATACACTGGTATCACTTTGTCAGAGGAGCAACTCAAGCTTGCAGAAAAAAGAGTTAAAGATGCTGGCCTTCAG GACAATATCAAATTTCTTCTATGTGACTACCGGCAATTACCAAAGACATACAAATATGATAGGATTATATCTTG TGAAATGATAGAAGCTGTTGGGCATGAATACATGGAAGAATTCTTTGGTTGTTGTGAATCAGTAATGGCAAATGATGGACTTCTTGTTCTTCAG TTCATATCAATCCCGGATGAGCGTTATGATGAGTATAGGCGCAGTTCTGATTTTATAAAGGAATATATTTTTCCAGGAGGTTGCCTACCCTCTCTAAGTAGGATTACATCATCCATGGCATCCACATCCAGACTATG CGTGGAGCACGTTGAAAACTTCGGAATTCATTACTATCAAACGTTAAGATTGTGGAGAAAAAACTTCCTGGAAAGGCAGAG tGAAATTTTGGCTCTAGgatttaatgaaaaatttatCAGAACATGGGAATACTATTTTGATTACTGTGGTGCAGGTTTTAAGTCACGCACACTTGGGAATTATCAG GTGGTTTTCTCACGCCCTGGTAACGTTACTGCATTCACCGATCCATACAAAAGCTGGCCCTGA
- the LOC25484390 gene encoding splicing factor YJU2: MGERKVLNKYYPPDFDPAKLPRGKKTKQIPVRHMLSMTIRCNTCGNFMYKGTKLNSRKEVVEGETYLGIQIFRFYGKCTCCSAEYTMKTDPRNSDYVVEFGATRNFEPWRAEDKESDERKKKREAEEIGDAMKSLENKTLDSKREMDILAALDEMKSMKSRHATVSVDKMLAALQRKAADKEKRLVEEDEALIKSIFSNNSEVSISRIRDRHGETSNNNLKRRKISKDLSEKAAGTLTKAGLDDSDKQGKLIGGRQKPNPLAMISVVKKPETSNVKRSTNTNGALLSLCLSYGSSDED, encoded by the coding sequence ATGGGTGAGAGGAAGGTTTTGAACAAGTATTACCCACCGGATTTCGATCCTGCCAAGCTTCCTCGAGGAAAAAAGACCAAACAAATCCCTGTTCGTCATATGCTTTCGATGACCATTCGATGCAACACTTGCGGTAATTTTATGTACAAAGGTACCAAGTTAAACTCCAGAAAAGAAGTTGTCGAAGGCGAGACAtatcttggaattcaaattttCAGATTCTATGGCAAATGCACCTGCTGCTCAGCTGAATATACCATGAAGACTGATCCGCGGAATTCAGATTACGTCGTTGAGTTTGGTGCAACGAGAAATTTTGAACCTTGGCGCGCAGAGGATAAGGAAAGCGacgaaaggaaaaagaagaggGAAGCCGAAGAAATTGGAGATGCAATGAAATCGTTAGAGAATAAAACCCTAGATTCTAAAAGAGAGATGGATATCCTTGCTGCACTGGATGAGATGAAGTCAATGAAGTCTAGGCATGCAACTGTTAGTGTTGATAAAATGCTTGCTGCCTTGCAACGTAAGGCAGCAGACAAGGAGAAAAGGCTGgtagaagaagatgaagcactgataaaatcaattttctcgAATAATTCTGAAGTTTCTATCAGCAGAATTCGTGACAGACATGGTGAAACATCCAATAATAATCTGAAGAGGCGAAAAATTTCCAAAGATCTTTCAGAAAAAGCCGCTGGTACTCTGACAAAAGCCGGTTTGGATGATTCTGACAAACAAGGAAAATTGATCGGCGGTCGTCAAAAGCCTAATCCTTTGGCGATGATTTCTGTTGTCAAGAAACCAGAGACCTCTAATGTCAAACGTTCTACAAATACTAATGGTGCACTGTTATCTTTGTGCCTAAGCTATGGAAGTAGTGATGAGGATTAG